Proteins found in one Amphiura filiformis chromosome 14, Afil_fr2py, whole genome shotgun sequence genomic segment:
- the LOC140170102 gene encoding uncharacterized protein: MEEIEKKQLLENEWTPSTMLVEILTCKEGNSSPRRYSVFSLGLTFFLLLFAETLILALLAWIISLQLGVDIKNISDSYKSKLLVGPIERNPAGHGGGLSNVNCCTPTAIDINQVFKKHIEETVDDYLRTSSDIHGETREKRSTSSDDQDRNGSTQNVRPPRNPVTPKAHLHPKFQAELLPGYQAPKILTDWTTSTQSSFLDRMSYNDDGYVTVSVSGFYYIYCQISYRQTNSRSSSSSISTDIGISPNIVHDIMLRTGSSASTRKLISNTETPKSVSNEIYEYSSFMSCVLNLTVGDEIYLRAQVPGSNFVIVSQYDTTYFGLMLLN, encoded by the exons ATGGAGGAAATCGAAAAGAAACAATTACTCGAGAATGAATGGACTCCAAGCACCATGTTAGTCGAAATATTAACATGCAAAGAAGGAAATTCATCACCACGGAGATATTCTGTTTTCAGTCTTGGATTGACATTTTTTCTGTTGCTTTTTGCTGAAACATTGATACTGGCACTTCTCGCGTGGATCATTTCATTACAACTGGGCGTAGATATTAAGAATATATCAGATTCGTACAAGAGCAAATTATTAGTGGGTCCAATAGAAAGGAACCCGGCTGGCCATGGCGGTGGATTGTCAAATGTGAACTGTTGTACGCCTACTGCTATCGATATTAACCAGGTTTTTAAAAAG CATATCGAAGAAACAGTGGACGATTATCTTAGAACATCCTCAGACATACACGGAG AAACTCGGGAGAAGAGATCAACATCGTCCGATGACCAAGACAGAAATGGATCCACTCAAAACGTAAGACCTCCTCGAAACCCTGTGACACCAAAAGCACATCTGCATCCTAAATTTCAAGCAGAATTATTACCAG GTTACCAGGCACCTAAAATCTTAACCGACTGGACAACAAGTACGCAGTCTTCATTTCTAGACAGAATGAGTTATAATGACGATGGTTATGTTACCGTGTCTGTGTCAGGGTTCTACTATATTTATTGTCAA ATTTCCTATCGCCAAACTAATTCTCGGTCATCAAGCTCAAGTATTTCTACAGACATTGGGATATCACCCAACATTGTACATGACATCATGTTAA GAACGGGTTCATCAGCTTCGACGCGGAAACTCATTTCGAATACCGAAACGCCAAAGTCTGTATCGAATGAAATTTACGAATACAGTTCATTCATGTCGTGTGTGCTGAACTTAACAGTTGGAGATGAGATATATCTAAGAGCTCAGGTCCCGGGTTCGAACTTCGTTATTGTATCGCAATATGACACTACTTATTTTGGATTGATGCTGTTGAATTAA